A single region of the Musa acuminata AAA Group cultivar baxijiao chromosome BXJ1-11, Cavendish_Baxijiao_AAA, whole genome shotgun sequence genome encodes:
- the LOC103970906 gene encoding mediator of RNA polymerase II transcription subunit 15a-like isoform X1, whose protein sequence is MEANRWRPVREEASAATSDGNSADWRAQLDPRARQRVVEQIMEALEMPMLVSEPEDLYGLQKIALEFEEKIYTSAANQDDYVRKISLKMVSIKNKPQHSTSINPSMSNRTVTNQNSADPDLSQPNVSGVSQTSNLQNMALISQNSANNSLGQAAVPDILTDTEGRMQGWRQQQHLSQNRYLYQHQTTQLQYSQQPSMQMASCFQSGQSAIQLTQPGAIQSAGQPGLQQNQQNSVQQSVLPLLQQYPQSDARQQQQPQRTMQQQQHPTSAFQQSNLAMHQHQHSIVQQTHLLGKQASVTEMQQQPQRMAVPQNYHFSMQWVQHLLNQQNFLLDQQQQLGTQSNYNYSGLQQQQQIHGSVYNVSNVQPQQCPMHMPQPPSAMPQTQGQQHEHQSSQQQLLSQFKSQPVPLQQPLVKQHSSSLQPATQQRVQGSGTPSFTTQAGHIDDVDWKEEIYQKIKSMKELYFAELSELYQKIVMKFQQHEVLMSFAKTSELFEKRKRFKIMLEHILQVLQFSKSNIDPDLKDKIPLYEKQIINILALNKINVAPSRSHGQQQFQHPGGHSQFMPHQSQVPGQHDNRTKQQINLQGSTTSMQPAAVPGLQHGSILLSDAGVTTAQQKITSALQTDSMVETVQGSSFRSLQQGAIASTQGGLISGQSFVNVPQQTTANAMSDGLIEQYHANTKQPSSSATQQQQHFKQQEQQQKQHHLNHNHQLEQQLRQHQLPQLFQKQRLLQQQQLQHQQQQKNQPQAPQTPVHQVPQLNQTNEVNELKLGQGPDIKQGLYPHHYSTRQHPSYYQQIKSGASFPFSFPQDFQASSPQISCHSPQSDQQSLLPSQIKSGTPLQSAESPFIPSPSTSITLSSVPANEKQLSGVMSLPNAGNIEHQQAAVAPSEAQSFTVTTPGITASPLLAEFTSPDGNQNDIPNLVVGKASTTEKPLERLIEVIRSSTPTTLSSAVNDIRSVVSMTDRIPGSETENGSRAAVGENLITKKRNRDTSAMPLNNLSSAGSVNDRDKQTYTVDTSELQLTVTSRVKRQKVETNHALHEEIREINQRLIGTEIKISDVDTDPISAASNGKGTIVKFFFTPLIRSPISKSSYTMSRIQPLNLLVPASYPKCSPVLLDELPDEQSRESEDLSIKARSRFNNSLRGLSQLVSLGELARTWDACAHKVLVEYAQQTGGGTFSSTYGTWEKCVGV, encoded by the exons ATCTCAGTCAGCCCAATGTGTCCGGTGTTAGCCAGACATCCAACCTACAAAACATGGCTCTCATATCACAAAACTCTGCCAACAACTCTTTGGGGCAAGCTGCAGTGCCAGATATTCTTACAGACACAGAAGGGCGAATGCAGGGATGGCGACAACAGCAACATCTATCACAAAATCGATATCTATACCAGCATCAG ACAACCCAACTGCAATATTCTCAACAGCCTTCAATGCAAATGGCATCCTGTTTCCAGTCAGGCCAGTCGGCCATTCAACTGACACAGCCTGGAGCAATCCAGTCAGCTGGGCAACCTGGCCTTCAACAAAATCAGCAAAATTCAGTTCAGCAATCTGTGTTGCCCTTGCTTCAGCAATATCCACAATCAGATGCCAGACAGCAACAGCAGCCACAGCGTaccatgcagcagcagcagcatcctaCTTCAGCTTTTCAGCAATCTAATCTGGCCATGCATCAGCATCAGCATTCAATTGTCCAACAGACCCACCTGCTTGGGAAACAAGCAAGTGTCACAGAGATGCAACAACAACCACAAAGAATGGCAGTTCCACAGAATTATCATTTTAGCATGCAATGGGTCCAGCATTTGTTGAATCAACAGAATTTTCTCTTGGATCAGCAGCAGCAGTTAGGCACCCAAAGTAACTATAACTATTCAGGGCTTCAGCAACAGCAGCAAATACATGGATCAGTATATAATGTCTCAAATGTGCAGCCACAACAGTGCCCTATGCATATGCCTCAGCCACCATCTGCAATGCCGCAAACGCAAGGTCAACAGCACGAACATCAATCATCACAGCAGCAACTGCTTTCTCAGTTCAAATCTCAGCCGGTTCCATTGCAGCAGCCATTGGTAAAACAACATTCAAGTTCTTTACAACCAGCCACGCAACAAAGAGTTCAAGGTTCAG GGACACCGAGTTTCACAACTCAAGCAGGACATATTGATGATGTTGATTGGAaggaggagatttatcaaaag ATAAAATCCATGAAAGAGCTGTACTTTGCAGAATTGAGTGAACTTTACCAAAAGATTGTGATGAAATTTCAGCAG CATGAAGTTCTTATGTCATTTGCAAAGACATCAGAAttgtttgagaaaaggaaacgttTTAAGATCATGCTAGAGCATATATTACAAGTTTTGCAATTTTCCAAGAGCAATATTGATCCTGATTTGAAGGACAAAATTCCTCTGTATGAGAAACAAATAATAAATATTCTAGCTTTAAATAAGATAAATGTTGCTCCTTCACGGTCACATGGACAGCAACAATTCCAGCATCCTGGTGGACATTCTCAATTCATGCCTCATCAATCTCAAGTTCCTGGACAACATGACAATCGTACAAAACAGCAAATAAATCTTCAAGGTTCAACAACTTCGATGCAGCCAGCTGCTGTTCCAGGCTTGCAACATGGTTCTATACTTTTATCAGATGCTGGTGTTACAACAGCTCAACAGAAAATCACAAGTGCATTACAGACTGATTCTATGGTTGAGACTGTCCAAGGGAGTTCTTTTAGGTCATTGCAGCAGGGAGCAATTGCATCCACACAAGGTGGATTGATATCTGGGCAAAGTTTTGTTAATGTTCCTCAACAGACGACTGCTAATGCTATGTCAGATGGCTTGATAGAACAATACCATGCCAATACCAAGCAACCAAGTTCTAGTGCAACACAACAGCAGCAGCATTTTAAGCAGCAGGAACAACAACAAAAGCAGCACCACCTGAATCATAATCACCAATTAGAGCAGCAATTACGACAACATCAATTGCCACAACTATTTCAGAAGCAGCGGCTCCTGCAGCAACAGCAACTACAACATCAACAGCAACAGAAAAATCAACCACAAGCACCACAGACACCAGTGCACCAGGTGCCACAGCTTAATCAAACAAATGAAGTCAATGAGTTGAAGTTGGGACAAGGCCCTGACATTAAGCAGGGACTTTATCCACATCATTACTCCACTAGGCAACACCCTAGTTACTATCAGCAAATAAAATCAGGTGCTTCTTTTCCATTTTCATTCCCTCAAGACTTTCAAGCTTCATCCCCCCAAATTTCTTGCCATTCTCCTCAAAGTGATCAGCAGAGTCTCCTACCATCTCAAATAAAATCTGGAACCCCCTTGCAGTCGGCTGAGTCACCATTCATTCCATCTCCTTCCACTTCTATAACCCTCTCTTCTGTTCCAGCAAATGAGAAACAACTTTCTGGTGTTATGTCACTACCAAATGCAGGAAACATTGAGCATCAACAAGCAGCTGTAGCACCTTCTGAGGCTCAATCATTCACTGTCACGACACCTGGAATAACAGCGTCACCTTTGCTGGCAGAATTTACCAGTCCAGATGGCAATCAGAATGATATTCCAAATCTGGTTGTTGGGAAAGCAAGTACAACAGAAAAGCCTCTCGAACGTTTAATAGAAGTG ATACGATCATCAACACCCACAACTCTTAGTTCTGCTGTTAACGATATCAGGTCTGTTGTTAGCATGACAGACAGGATACCAGGTTCAGAAACAGAAAATGGTTCTAGGGCTGCAGTTGGTGAAAATTTAATCACCAAAAAAAGGAACCGTGACACAAGTGCCATGCCCTTGAACAATCTGTCATCAGCTGGAAGTGTAAATGATAGAGATAAACAAACCTATACTGTTGATACATCTGAATTACAGTTGACTGTGACATCACGAGTTAAGCGGCAGAAAGTTGAG ACGAATCATGCTTTACATGAAGAGATCAGGGAGATAAACCAACGGCTAATTGGTACAGAGATAAAAATAAGTGATGTGGACACCGATCCGATATCTGCTGCTTCGAACGGCAAAGGAACAATTGTGAAATTTTTCTTCACTCCTTTGATTCGATCTCCAATCTCAAAATCTTCATATACTATG AGTCGAATTCAGCCTTTGAATTTGCTTGTTCCTGCTAGTTATCCAAAATGTTCACCTGTTCTTTTGGACGAGCTTCCAGATGAGCAAAG CAGGGAATCTGAAGATCTATCTATCAAGGCTAGGTCAAGGTTCAACAATTCTCTCCGAGGCCTATCACAGCTGGTCTCACTAGGAGAACTGGCAAGGACATGGGATGCCTGTGCCCATAAAGTACTGGTAGAATATGCACAACAGACTGGCGGAGGTACCTTCAGCTCAACATATGGCACTTGGGAAAAATGTGTAGGTGTTTGA
- the LOC103970906 gene encoding mediator of RNA polymerase II transcription subunit 15a-like isoform X2 — MEANRWRPVREEASAATSDGNSADWRAQLDPRARQRVVEQIMEALEMPMLVSEPEDLYGLQKIALEFEEKIYTSAANQDDYVRKISLKMVSIKNKPQHSTSINPSMSNRTVTNQNSADPDLSQPNVSGVSQTSNLQNMALISQNSANNSLGQAAVPDILTDTEGRMQGWRQQQHLSQNRYLYQHQTTQLQYSQQPSMQMASCFQSGQSAIQLTQPGAIQSAGQPGLQQNQQNSVQQSVLPLLQQYPQSDARQQQQPQRTMQQQQHPTSAFQQSNLAMHQHQHSIVQQTHLLGKQASVTEMQQQPQRMAVPQNYHFSMQWVQHLLNQQNFLLDQQQQLGTQSNYNYSGLQQQQQIHGSVYNVSNVQPQQCPMHMPQPPSAMPQTQGQQHEHQSSQQQLLSQFKSQPVPLQQPLVKQHSSSLQPATQQRVQGSGTPSFTTQAGHIDDVDWKEEIYQKIKSMKELYFAELSELYQKIVMKFQQHEVLMSFAKTSELFEKRKRFKIMLEHILQVLQFSKSNIDPDLKDKIPLYEKQIINILALNKINVAPSRSHGQQQFQHPGGHSQFMPHQSQVPGQHDNRTKQQINLQGSTTSMQPAAVPGLQHGSILLSDAGVTTAQQKITSALQTDSMVETVQGSSFRSLQQGAIASTQGGLISGQSFVNVPQQTTANAMSDGLIEQYHANTKQPSSSATQQQQHFKQQEQQQKQHHLNHNHQLEQQLRQHQLPQLFQKQRLLQQQQLQHQQQQKNQPQAPQTPVHQVPQLNQTNEVNELKLGQGPDIKQGLYPHHYSTRQHPSYYQQIKSGASFPFSFPQDFQASSPQISCHSPQSDQQSLLPSQIKSGTPLQSAESPFIPSPSTSITLSSVPANEKQLSGVMSLPNAGNIEHQQAAVAPSEAQSFTVTTPGITASPLLAEFTSPDGNQNDIPNLVVGKASTTEKPLERLIEVIRSSTPTTLSSAVNDIRSVVSMTDRIPGSETENGSRAAVGENLITKKRNRDTSAMPLNNLSSAGSVNDRDKQTYTVDTSELQLTVTSRVKRQKVETNHALHEEIREINQRLIGTEIKISDVDTDPISAASNGKGTIVKFFFTPLIRSPISKSSYTMSRIQPLNLLVPASYPKCSPVLLDELPDEQRESEDLSIKARSRFNNSLRGLSQLVSLGELARTWDACAHKVLVEYAQQTGGGTFSSTYGTWEKCVGV; from the exons ATCTCAGTCAGCCCAATGTGTCCGGTGTTAGCCAGACATCCAACCTACAAAACATGGCTCTCATATCACAAAACTCTGCCAACAACTCTTTGGGGCAAGCTGCAGTGCCAGATATTCTTACAGACACAGAAGGGCGAATGCAGGGATGGCGACAACAGCAACATCTATCACAAAATCGATATCTATACCAGCATCAG ACAACCCAACTGCAATATTCTCAACAGCCTTCAATGCAAATGGCATCCTGTTTCCAGTCAGGCCAGTCGGCCATTCAACTGACACAGCCTGGAGCAATCCAGTCAGCTGGGCAACCTGGCCTTCAACAAAATCAGCAAAATTCAGTTCAGCAATCTGTGTTGCCCTTGCTTCAGCAATATCCACAATCAGATGCCAGACAGCAACAGCAGCCACAGCGTaccatgcagcagcagcagcatcctaCTTCAGCTTTTCAGCAATCTAATCTGGCCATGCATCAGCATCAGCATTCAATTGTCCAACAGACCCACCTGCTTGGGAAACAAGCAAGTGTCACAGAGATGCAACAACAACCACAAAGAATGGCAGTTCCACAGAATTATCATTTTAGCATGCAATGGGTCCAGCATTTGTTGAATCAACAGAATTTTCTCTTGGATCAGCAGCAGCAGTTAGGCACCCAAAGTAACTATAACTATTCAGGGCTTCAGCAACAGCAGCAAATACATGGATCAGTATATAATGTCTCAAATGTGCAGCCACAACAGTGCCCTATGCATATGCCTCAGCCACCATCTGCAATGCCGCAAACGCAAGGTCAACAGCACGAACATCAATCATCACAGCAGCAACTGCTTTCTCAGTTCAAATCTCAGCCGGTTCCATTGCAGCAGCCATTGGTAAAACAACATTCAAGTTCTTTACAACCAGCCACGCAACAAAGAGTTCAAGGTTCAG GGACACCGAGTTTCACAACTCAAGCAGGACATATTGATGATGTTGATTGGAaggaggagatttatcaaaag ATAAAATCCATGAAAGAGCTGTACTTTGCAGAATTGAGTGAACTTTACCAAAAGATTGTGATGAAATTTCAGCAG CATGAAGTTCTTATGTCATTTGCAAAGACATCAGAAttgtttgagaaaaggaaacgttTTAAGATCATGCTAGAGCATATATTACAAGTTTTGCAATTTTCCAAGAGCAATATTGATCCTGATTTGAAGGACAAAATTCCTCTGTATGAGAAACAAATAATAAATATTCTAGCTTTAAATAAGATAAATGTTGCTCCTTCACGGTCACATGGACAGCAACAATTCCAGCATCCTGGTGGACATTCTCAATTCATGCCTCATCAATCTCAAGTTCCTGGACAACATGACAATCGTACAAAACAGCAAATAAATCTTCAAGGTTCAACAACTTCGATGCAGCCAGCTGCTGTTCCAGGCTTGCAACATGGTTCTATACTTTTATCAGATGCTGGTGTTACAACAGCTCAACAGAAAATCACAAGTGCATTACAGACTGATTCTATGGTTGAGACTGTCCAAGGGAGTTCTTTTAGGTCATTGCAGCAGGGAGCAATTGCATCCACACAAGGTGGATTGATATCTGGGCAAAGTTTTGTTAATGTTCCTCAACAGACGACTGCTAATGCTATGTCAGATGGCTTGATAGAACAATACCATGCCAATACCAAGCAACCAAGTTCTAGTGCAACACAACAGCAGCAGCATTTTAAGCAGCAGGAACAACAACAAAAGCAGCACCACCTGAATCATAATCACCAATTAGAGCAGCAATTACGACAACATCAATTGCCACAACTATTTCAGAAGCAGCGGCTCCTGCAGCAACAGCAACTACAACATCAACAGCAACAGAAAAATCAACCACAAGCACCACAGACACCAGTGCACCAGGTGCCACAGCTTAATCAAACAAATGAAGTCAATGAGTTGAAGTTGGGACAAGGCCCTGACATTAAGCAGGGACTTTATCCACATCATTACTCCACTAGGCAACACCCTAGTTACTATCAGCAAATAAAATCAGGTGCTTCTTTTCCATTTTCATTCCCTCAAGACTTTCAAGCTTCATCCCCCCAAATTTCTTGCCATTCTCCTCAAAGTGATCAGCAGAGTCTCCTACCATCTCAAATAAAATCTGGAACCCCCTTGCAGTCGGCTGAGTCACCATTCATTCCATCTCCTTCCACTTCTATAACCCTCTCTTCTGTTCCAGCAAATGAGAAACAACTTTCTGGTGTTATGTCACTACCAAATGCAGGAAACATTGAGCATCAACAAGCAGCTGTAGCACCTTCTGAGGCTCAATCATTCACTGTCACGACACCTGGAATAACAGCGTCACCTTTGCTGGCAGAATTTACCAGTCCAGATGGCAATCAGAATGATATTCCAAATCTGGTTGTTGGGAAAGCAAGTACAACAGAAAAGCCTCTCGAACGTTTAATAGAAGTG ATACGATCATCAACACCCACAACTCTTAGTTCTGCTGTTAACGATATCAGGTCTGTTGTTAGCATGACAGACAGGATACCAGGTTCAGAAACAGAAAATGGTTCTAGGGCTGCAGTTGGTGAAAATTTAATCACCAAAAAAAGGAACCGTGACACAAGTGCCATGCCCTTGAACAATCTGTCATCAGCTGGAAGTGTAAATGATAGAGATAAACAAACCTATACTGTTGATACATCTGAATTACAGTTGACTGTGACATCACGAGTTAAGCGGCAGAAAGTTGAG ACGAATCATGCTTTACATGAAGAGATCAGGGAGATAAACCAACGGCTAATTGGTACAGAGATAAAAATAAGTGATGTGGACACCGATCCGATATCTGCTGCTTCGAACGGCAAAGGAACAATTGTGAAATTTTTCTTCACTCCTTTGATTCGATCTCCAATCTCAAAATCTTCATATACTATG AGTCGAATTCAGCCTTTGAATTTGCTTGTTCCTGCTAGTTATCCAAAATGTTCACCTGTTCTTTTGGACGAGCTTCCAGATGAGCAAAG GGAATCTGAAGATCTATCTATCAAGGCTAGGTCAAGGTTCAACAATTCTCTCCGAGGCCTATCACAGCTGGTCTCACTAGGAGAACTGGCAAGGACATGGGATGCCTGTGCCCATAAAGTACTGGTAGAATATGCACAACAGACTGGCGGAGGTACCTTCAGCTCAACATATGGCACTTGGGAAAAATGTGTAGGTGTTTGA